A stretch of Toxoplasma gondii ME49 chromosome V, whole genome shotgun sequence DNA encodes these proteins:
- a CDS encoding hypothetical protein (encoded by transcript TGME49_213115), with translation MECKASKGGYEPPQFRRQKVSGRRACVADEAGEEADRDCLQPPKNYEGEGTSVQERSLPKKQFLISLLQECSIFVLSSPEARKTQTQPERSFQFRLFVLSVLRCLSRSLLSPSPLRGVASPSKASKNAVPQSFIRAQTSALWTMISSLSVLLRVLSLSSLLVSPVWPLLSPSVPRPVEPREICSASLRVAFPVSAVVQGKHFSLQFPSFLSSGSTRLSPLSDFSASLSLQFSDSSLSPLVSPPVSLAFSPAASGVPGLPSSSSSSPSPSSSSSFPPGSSLSSRSSSPSSPRSPRSRSSPSLCASCSFASVSVLFPPLYPFPSVFQSTSRDAAARVSALHASWSRSSHLPALESRRRLLSIRPSQLRRHLRPEALHSNSFLAAEASRRTSRGDPGFDGSDHGEEESEDEGEETWRGVGAFADALGIPRNRFVHFASPFTPAAGEALTQELLGLQTDGSSAPVCVCINSSGSESLFDGSLVSPFDTEWRPAIALLRGRFLSFASSPPDRRPSSSASPSSPDSSPSPSSRCSAAASSPPSSLSASTAAAASPRSSLPSSWPYDSSRGSASLSPLAASPAPLCATVAVGRAWGSAALLLACGTPGARAATRNASIALRVPRTSLGHGKAKDLRLRAQTVLAGQRMQAELLAAVLREARKPTTERELGGRAAAVQRLLATETDTDTAEPESVTPGNRQCRMSGDPEVTTTTAAELLRLMQKGVFLTPEEAKALGIIDYIL, from the exons ATGGAATGCAAAGCGAGCAAAGGGGGATATGAGCCCCCCCAAttcaggagacagaaagtctCTGGAcgtcgcgcatgcgtcgctgACGAAGctggcgaggaagcagacagagactgTCTCCAACCTCCGAAAAATTACGAGGGAGAGGGAACCTCTGTGCAAGAGAGAAGTCTTCCGAAAAAGCAGTTTCTcatatctctcctccaagaaTGTTCcatctttgttctttcgtCCCCGGAGgcaaggaaaacgcagactcAACCAG AGCGCTCTTTTCAATTCCGCCTctttgtcctctctgtcctccgttgtctttctcgttctcttctgtctccctcgcctcttcgAGGCGTTGCCTCTCCCTCGAAGGCCTCGAAAAACGCTGTTCCACAGAGCTTCATCCGAGCGCAAACTTCGGCTCTCTGGACAATgatttcctctctgtcggttcttcttcgagttctttctctctcctcgctgctcgtgtctcctgtctggcCTTTGCTTTCCCCGTCCGTTCCTCGTCCTGTCGAACCTCGCGAAATATGCAGCGCCTCGCTACGCGtcgcgtttcctgtctctgcggtcGTTCAGGGCAAACATTTCTCACTccagtttccttcttttctgtcctctGGGTCAACAAGGCTTTCACCGCTGTCGgatttctctgcctcgttgTCGCTTCAGTTTTCTgattcgtctctctctccactggTTTCTCCAccggtttctctcgcgttttctccggcAGCTTCTGGAGTTCCCGgtcttccatcttcttcgtcttcctctccctccccctcttcatcttcctcgtttccacctggttcttctttgtcgtctcgttcttcttccccctcgtctcctcgttcccctcgttctcgttcttcgccttctctttgtgcttcctgttcttttgcgtctgtttccgtcttgtttcctcctctctaTCCTTTTCCCTCCGTCTTCCAGTCGACCTCGAGAGACGCGGCTGCTCGAGTTtctgcgctgcatgcgtcttggTCTCGTTCCTCGCATCTCCCTGCTCTGGAGTCTcggcggcgtctcctctccattcGGCCATCGCAGCTTCGCCGGCACCTTCGACCCGAGGCGCTTCACAGCAACTCCTTTCTCGCGGCCGAGGCCTCTCGGCGGACAAGCCGCGGCGATCCC GGATTTGACGGCAGCGAtcacggagaagaggagagtgaagatgaaggagaggagacatggAGAGGAGTTGGAGCATTCGCAGATGCGCTGGGCATTCCGCGGAATCG GTTTGTTCACTTTGCGTCTCCCTTCACACCCGCGGCCGGCGAGGCCCTCACGCAGGAGCTTCTCGGCCTCCAGACAGACGGCTCCAGTGCGCCGGTCTGTGTCTGCATAAACTCGTccg gcAGCGAGTCTCTCTTTGACGGTAGCCTCGTCTCCCCATTCGACACCGAGTGGCGCCCTGCCATCGCCCTATTGAGaggtcgctttctctccttcgcctcttctcctccagaCCGCCGCCCGTCTtcatctgcttctccttcgtctcctgattcttctccgtctccgtcttctcgttgttcagctgctgcttcttctccgccttcttcgctgtctgcttcgACTGCTGCGGCCGCGTCTCCGCGTtcgtctttgccttcttcttggcCTTACGACTCCTCGCGTGGATCTGCGAGTCTTTCTCCGCTTGCCGCTTCGCCGGCGCCACTGTGCGCGACAGTCGCTGTGGGCCGCGCCTGGGGCTCTGCAGCTCTGCTCCTCGCTTGCGGAACTCCCGGCGCGCGCgcggcgacgaggaacgcgag CATTGCTCTCCGCGTTCCCCGGACTTCCCTGGGTCATGGAAAAGCAAAAGACCTACGGCTTCGCGCCCAGACGGTCTTGGCAGgtcagcgcatgcaggcggaGCTTCTCGCGGCTGTCCttcgagaggcgagaaaaccGACGACGGAAAGAGAACTCGGCGGTCGAGCAGCAGCAGTtcagcgcctcctcgcgacagagacggatACCGACACTGCAGAGCCAGAGTCAGTGACTCCAGGGAACCGACAGTGCAGGATGAGTGGAGATCCAGAGGTGACGACGACGACCGCTGCCGAGCTTCTGCGCCTCATGCAGAAAGGCGTCTTTCTGACTCCAGAGGAAGCCAAGGCACTGGGGATCATCGACTAC attctCTAG
- a CDS encoding hypothetical protein (encoded by transcript TGME49_213100~Predicted trans-membrane domain (TMHMM2.0):54-77), whose translation MEERTTTQPAARPFVRASKEAQACCRDGGVETEEGEETLSLCFFSWIRLLEKLRGWWVFFLFSFFFFVVCQTEASLAARLSPGGASCSASPGFRDSRSRAFAPVASSSSVSLFPSLPTYRVARWSSRSCSGDFPRQTRRRSHADLSFQASSGVCFPPSHVAVCSPLFLSPFTRHQTTLPSSPFSRSFASSPFSPNVSASPVFSSRPLSPPFFSYRSLSSSLLFFSKSPLDWSRGSPLLSFPPSCGLSASAPSLRTYSSAGRHSSPFPVSSHSSLFASSSGPSSASLFSPSSCFRRMRNACSRFFSRDASPPSEPSLSLDLLPTLLLSAVKNQNLLLKHTQLVAQKVQCFLSRATHLLARNLREARILLQPVLHLLLVHHHPLFLAASHLIRFFKVLLYLRYLFDWLPQVNPHLPPFTFVYRATDTYISVFTRVVPSIASMDLSGFAAWAVLEMTENYLARIIATLE comes from the exons atggaggagaggacgacgacgcAGCCAGCAGCAAGGCCATTCGTCAGAGCATCGAAGGAGGCACAGGCCTGCTGTCGCGATGGCGGAGTCGAAacagaggagggagaagagactttgtctctctgttttttttcctgGATCCGCCTTCTGGAGAAACTTCGGGGATGGTgggttttcttccttttttcctttttcttcttcgtcgtttgtCAGACTGAGGCTTCGCTCGCGGCGCGTCTTTCGCCTGGTGGCGCGTCGTGCTCGGCCTCACCAGGCTTTCGAGATTCGCGTTCTCGCGCATTTGCCcctgtcgcctcttcctcttctgtctcgctttttccttcgcttccaaCCTACCGAGTTGCCCGCTGGTCCTCGCGCTCGTGCTCCGGAGATTTTCCTCgccagacgagaagaaggagtcACGCAGACCTTTCTTTTCAGGCGTCGTCGGGAGTCTGTTTCCCTCCCTCGCATGTAGCCGTTTGttcgcctctttttctctcgcctttcacTCGCCATCAGACGACTCTaccctcctctcccttctctcgttcttttgcttcatctcccttctcgcccaACGTCTCAGCGTCAccggtcttctcttctcgtcctctttctcctcctttcttctcctatcgttcgctttcgtcttctctcttgtttttttcaaAGTCTCCTTTGGACTGGTCGCGcggttctcctcttctctccttccctccctcGTGTGgtctctcggcgtctgcgcCGTCTCTTCGCACCTACTCTTCTGCAGGTCGCcattcctctcctttcccgGTCAGttctcactcttctctcttcgcttcttcttctggaccttcctctgcgtctctcttctcgccttcttcatgtttcCGCCGCATGCGAAACGCCTGCAGTcggttcttttctcgcgacgcctcgccgccttcggagccttctctttctctggatCTGCTtccgactcttcttctctcggccgTGAAGAACCAGAACCTTCTTCTCAAGCACACGCAGCTGGTCGCCCAGAAGGTGcagtgttttctctctcgagcgaCGCATCTTCTCGCGAGGAATCTCCGGGAAGCTCGCATCCTTCTTCAGCCTGTGCTTCATCTCCTCCTCGTTCATCACcatcctctcttcctcgcagcCTCACACCTTATCAG gTTTTTCAAAGTCCTTTTGTATCTCCGGTATCTGTTCGACTGGCTTCCCCAAGTGAACCCCCATCTCCCACCCTTCACCTTCGTATATAGGGCGACAGACACGTACATCTCTGTCTTCACT CGCGTCGTCCCCTCGATCGCCTCCATGGATCTCTCTGGATTCGCTGCCTGGGCCGTGCTTGAGATGACAGAAAACTATCTTGCTCGCATCATCGCGACCCTTGaatga
- a CDS encoding hypothetical protein (encoded by transcript TGME49_213240~Predicted trans-membrane domain (TMHMM2.0):698-721) translates to METDVANAFAPLVRRPGVSSKRPSSCSSSPFFLVESANCGRLCRLSALASLLILSSSLLLSAAGSPLRPSTSSSPSAVASGIHSHFVPLSSSSSASSSSSSLSSTASSASPYSLPAVSWSLSSSLSSPSPDSSPSACFSFPSRSSCFSLPSRSSSPRSVLGSRLPSAVPRRTAGLCCSSSPVSSLSAPTSRPLFAFLGPLLLHPPQRKHCALHVSAHTFVLPSLRSPLPSRLSSPPFSSSFCHRFNPSLSSSLSPVFSLSAAHASLPPLCHSSPSSIDGPGLRREDAQTPRFSASSFLSSSSPSSSLSSSSSPPPSVSPLWGRTSVSPCGLEPGEAVRAGVASACSAFSSSLRSLKNFCSRVYARVSPTVSGFARASLSLFHSWLSITFRRIALTWTVLFLDACGAAAVQKAWGTSHGAAESSRSSSSSSSASSSLPALPSVLSSSAPASFPASALSPPVSFSVWGRPAGAVLVAAALACASAIFCRSAAKRGESKRAEREQDTLPSTKPVRRERADNEGESLLERRSDEVQQAGGTCGAGDRGEWRDGEERTQRSDAHRDTETEKKVGGAERLSPSTISVLSDSEHRPEDANTEQLHCFPPAGLSSPVHSKDLSTSSTRLALFDSALLHALSPSRTLPPLSVLSPLSVLSPLSFVSSGSSEPAPSPLAEPLRGRGCALRPRRRDLAFLANCLQDERSAGFVLAGGFLLLAAVKSVVAYLLERRRERQRVQAALEAYRREEEEFVKFGPGGKRRAEASESKNASSRHKKQKKSSTLRRQSIPLDGEQM, encoded by the exons ATGGAGACTGACGTCGCCAACgctttcgcgcctctcgTGAGGAGACCTGGCGTCTCTTCTAAGAggccttcttcttgttcgtcgtctcccttctttcttgttGAATCTGCGAACTGCGGGAGGCTGTGtcgtctttctgctctcgcctcACTTCTCattctctcgagttctctcctcttgtcgGCCGCaggctctcctctccgtccttcaacgtcgtcttctccttcagcagTCGCCAGCGGGATACATTCTCACTTCGTACCTctatcttcttcttcttctgcttcttcttcttcttcttctctctcctctactgcctcttccgcttctccttACTCGCTACCAGCTGTATCGtggtctctgtcttcgtccctctcttctccttctcccgattcttctccttctgcttgtttttcgtttccttctcgttcctcttgcttctcactgccttcgcgctcttcttctcctcgttctgtGCTTGGTTCTCGCCTGCCTTCTGCCGTGCCTCGAAGAACAGCTGGGCTctgttgttcttcctctccagtttCCTCCTTGTCTGCTCCAACTTCTCGTCCactctttgcttttcttggGCCTCTTCTGCTGCATCCACCTCAAAGAAAGCACTGTGCTCTCCACGTTTCGGCGCATACCTTCGTCCTTCCTTCCCTACGTTCTCCGttgccttctcgtctctcctctcctcctttctcttcttctttctgtcatCGTTTCAatccttctttgtcttcttctttgtctcctgttttctctctttccgccGCTCACGCCTCTCTACCCCCACTGTGCCattcctctccgtcgtccaTCGATGGTCCTGGCCTCCGCCGCGAGGATGCTCAAactcctcgcttctctgcttcttccttcctttcctcttcgtctccctcttcttcgctctcatcttcctcttcgccccctccttctgtgtctcctctctgggGGAGAACGTCCGTTTCTCCCTGTGGTCTCGAGCCTGGAGAGGCGGTGCGGGCAGGCGTCGCCTCTGCGTGctccgcgttctcttcttctcttcgttccctgAAAAACTTTTGTTCTCGGGTGTATGCGCGGGTCTCTCCAACTGTCTCCGGTTTCGCTcgcgcctcgctctccctctttcACTCTTGGTTATCCATCACCTTTCGACGCATAGCCTTGACTTGGACGGTCTTGTTTCTCGACGCCTGTGGCGCCGCAGCGGTCCAGAAGGCCTGGGGAACATCACacggagcagcagagagctctcgctcttcttcctcttcttcctccgcctcgtcttcgttgCCAGCTCTACcatctgttctctcttcttctgctcctgccTCCTTCCCGGCCTctgccctgtctcctcctgtctccttttcagtGTGGGGGCGACCGGCGGGGGCAGTGCTCGTGGCTGCGGCGCTTGCCTGTGCGTCAGCGATCTTCTGCCGATCTGCGGCGAAACGCGGAGAGTCCAAGAGAGCAGAACGCGAACAGGATACACTTCCTTCGACGAAGCCTgtccgcagagagagagcagacaacGAGGGGGAGAGCCTGCTTGAACGACGAAGCGACGAAGTCCAGCAAGCAGGAGGAACGTGCGgtgcaggagacagaggagaatggcgagacggggaagaacgaACGCAGAGGTCAGACGCGCACCGAGACACCgaaaccgagaagaaagtcgGAGGAGCAGAACGGCTGTCGCCGTCGACCATCTCAGTCCTGAGTGATTCCGAGCACAGACCTGAAGACGCAAACACAGAACAGCTCCACTGCTTTCCTCCGGCAGGTCTCTCTTCCCCAGTTCACTCGAAAGATTTATCGACCTCATCAACGCGTCTCGCGCTCTTCGACTCTGCCCTCCTCCATGCACTGTCTCCCTCACGAACCCTGCCTCCGTTgtccgttctgtctccgttgtccgttctgtctccgttgtcgTTTGTGTCCTCTGGGAGTTCGGAGCCTGCACCGAGTCCGCTGGCTGAGCCGTTGAGAGGGAGAGGGTGTGCTCTGCGGCCGCGGCGCAGGGATCTCGCTTTTTTGGCGAACTGTCTCCAGGACGAAAGAAGCGCTGGCTTCGTTCTCGCCGGcggcttcctccttcttgctGCGGTGAAAAGCGTCGTCGCCTACTTGCT agagagacgccgcgaGCGCCAGCGCGTCCAGGCCGCTCTGGAGGCCTatcgccgagaagaagaagaattcGTAAAATTCGGACCTGGGGGGAAACGTCGCGCCGAGGCGTCTGAGAGCAAGAACGCCTCTTCCCGACacaaaaagcagaagaagtcTTCTACTCTGCGTCGACAAAGCATCCCTCTTGACGGGGAGCAGATGTGA